The DNA sequence TTAATCTTAAAAACAttgatttcttattttttttaaattagaagtGTTTTGTTTGTGTCATGTCGGAACGTGTTCTTAAAAATGGATAAGTTCGCGCGGTTTAAAATCTTTGCTAGAACATCTTTACTACAGAGCTCATGTTGCAAGACTTGAGAGCATTAGGACTTCATGCTCCTCCATATACGGTTGCATGGTGTCCTGAGTTCCGGAGAGCTAGAACTTTCATTAAAGAATCACCCCGCGCGGGCCACCCTACATCGGCACTGATTGaacaaatgattaaaaaagataaaaacattGTCTTGGCAGTTCGTCGTGTCTGTTTTATAGctgaaaaaattaagaattctAATTTCTATAGGAAGTGTCCATAATACACACAACCTTTTGAGTaaataaagcaataaatacgGCGAGGTGGCAATAACAAAGTTTCGCGAGGAACGTAAGGAATGGATTCGTATACTACCGTACACCACTTACAAACAAAACGTTTAAAAGGTCACGTTGTATTTCGATATGTTTATCGATCGAGACACAGTTAGTAGAGCAAAAGAAATAGACTAACCGGCCTATTATATCTACAacctataatttaatatctcttgggaCATCTTTTTATAATTCTCCGATTCGTCTACAGCGAAGCtccttaaataataagtataattttgtataaggtaTTCATAGTTATGTAATCCTTCCTATAGAAGGCCGTGGCATATACTATTATGtcagtttaatataattaagttttaaataatacatattatacaatatctcAGATGGAAAATCCACAATATTTAACGGTACCTTTATTGTTATCAATACGAGATTGCATTGTTACCAATTTCAAACATTTAACCAatggttaattaaaaatcgattAGTTAACATCCGTGTTGATaacaatatgaaaataaacccACATAATGTGGAATTCTCTCTTCTCTTAATGTCCAAATTTATCTAATGTTCAGGTTTATACCGTTGTTGGAGGCTGGAAACCGAATTAGTTCAGAGATTTTATTCGAGTTCGTAAATTTATTCTGAATACGCTCCACCATtagagaatatattttttcttgtatCCCAAATCATAGAGTTACATTTCAAGTGGCACCGAACAAGTGCATTATATAATGCCATTATtgcttttatatttgaaaaaccTGTGGCCATACGCAATAGCGCCTTATTATAACGCTTAGTCGGCCGTTCAGTTTCAATATTAACTTATCGTAGTTGTTtctatgtatgtttaaatatcGAATTTTGGATAAAAAAGCAGGGCTTCAGAGATTTGCCTTATAGATGCGGAACGTCGGACGAAGTAACCATAAATTCCTCCGATGCAAAAATGAGTAACTAGACAAAAATAGATTTCCGACACCTGATTTACAATAACCTACATCTTACTTACTACATATTGGTTATGATTGTGTTGAAGTATTCTACGGAAAACCCaaagcttttattaaatattttggcaTCGAATAAATCAcctttcaataattttatgaaataattctAAACGTTTCATTCCTGATAGCGAAGAGAAGAAttgataaaacaaagaatacaagATCAATAGTCGACTGGCGGAgatttcattataaaatagtattttataatgtttattacGTTTGAAAATGCAACTTTTAGTTCACAATACAATTAGTAAATAGCAGTTAAATCTGCCAAGCAAAAAAAGCTAAAGCCAGTGGCACTGAGTTTCGTCGACAAAAAACCCCCTTTGTATGTTGTTTCCATCGTAAATGCGTGGAAGTATGATTACTGCCCCGAGCTTgtttctaaattaaattgaagttAGCCTTTTACAAGCCcgtgttttaaaattgttagacATATGAATTACAccattgttaaattaaaaattcatatttctaaaaatattggAGACTATCGAACTATAATATGTGGTAGGTATTTATGATAGGCCTAGCGGTTCGAACTTCGAACGAGCGACTCTACTAATGGGCTTTTCCTTTGCATTTAACATCTAATGCGGTGAATCCATCATTCCCTACACCCAAAAAtggacggtgtgtgtcagttACACAACTGTGATTTATGAATAAACGGTTTATCTTCACTTGTTACAGATAAGTCGGTTGCAATGATGTACAGACTGGCCATCGGTGCTATATGTACATTGTGCGTCTGCGCAGTGACCGCCATCGAAGATTTTAGTAAGTAACCCGTGATAAATGTTATAAGGCAATGACCAAATTAACTGTAACCGTATACAGTTTGGCGTGGACCATAGACAATAGACTGACATTGAAGTTTACTGTGTTTCTTATGAAAAAGAATCCTCTCGTGGGTGGATATTCATGAGCTAGTGAAACCGTTGACTGAGGATTCAGTCATCAGAATTTCTCGCTAATGTTTGGAGTTACCGTTCTCAAGGAATGTGGAGATAAAATTTAGATTGAATGTAAACAATCAACAATAGTATAATAGTGGCTGACTTATTACGATGATTAAGTATCGTAATGACAGCAAGCTTACCACATAACTTTAATAGCGATaccaattacaatataaaattttagtacCACGCAACTTCACGATTTGGAATTCACAATAACGATATCTATATAATGGAGTTTTGTTACAAGCTTGATGGTTTTGATCTAATACAAATGTAATATATGCGTTGCCGATTTGacttttcttatataaatgcCCGAATTGCCTATCGATAAATCTTGCTATCTTATCCGaatgaaataattgaaaaGAACCTACGATTTTAATGagctataatttatttcctaattttacagtaactaaattactattatattacaaagtataacttttaagtatcaaaattaaactataaaagaagcaagaaaatataaaacctaaccttattttaactaattataataatgcaattcttgtgaattcagccagtgtgcaactaaatGAGTGCCGTTGAGCATATTGAGGGCTAATATCCAGTcaacatattacatattaaaatacgtTTCTAATTTAATAGAAGGATCTCTCATCGCGAGTTATACTTATTGAGGTAAATTTGGCATAAGCAAACcctttgtttcattaatatcaGTACATTAGTAAAactaacgaaaataaaaaactacttatTGCTTTCAAAGTTTAACCTGCTTTAAACATATCTCATTTAGACCGGTAGAGTTTTCATTTTCTGAAATGCGAACGACATCGCTTTACACACGTGTAACTTACCCTTTGATAATACTCTTGGCATATTCCGGGAAAACATTCCGAATTTAAGTagttttacatacaaatacaaatatacaatacaatatacaaattattactaatataataatatataacgcAGTGAAGTTTCAGGCTGAGATAATGAACTCTATTGACTTTACGTGAAATACCTTCACTTGGATTCTTTTATAGTGTGTCATTCACCTTAATCGATTGCGCCGATTTGTATGTACTTTCTCGGTTTATCACAGCGTGAAGGATTTGACAGAAAATCGCAcgagtattataataatttattttattaataaggcaATGGAGCAAAGTTGGGTAATAAGCCATTGGCTCGAAAATGTCATGTTATGGTGGAAAAGTGATATATTTCGGTATCAGAGGTGGGGATTAACAAAGCAAACAGATTAAACGAACAGTTGTAGTTCAATATTAATACGAGACTCTATGAAAAGTGTTGTATGTGTATAgtgtagaattttttttattgttctgaAACATACATAGTTTGATTCTTAATAAATTAGGTAGTTTTATCACCGCTAAGAGTGGGCTTTAtacatattgttatttaaattaaaacgcaTTCCGTGGTGAATTTCGTGGTTCCGACATTTTTGATGaacctaaaaaaatgtaaGTTGATTCTAAAGACTTCATTGATTAGAGAACTtgtaaaaagatttaaaatattagtttattagaatatcattttcataatattgaaatttaaataactaaatagtaactaaatagtatttttttttagatgcGAAACTACAAAAACTAAGAAATAAGCGTGTATTAGTACTTtggattaattatttaaagaatttaataaaatacttactaataaataacacataaatacCGGTTTCACTAGGAATAAAATCccttacttatttttaaaaacatgattGAGtgttgttatttgttttttgtaacTTCCAGAAAATATTGTTCCTATTTAAACCGAAAGTTTTCCTTTGGAACCTGCATTACTATTCTGAAGATTTTCTTTGCCGAATAACATACAGGCTCGCGTGCTTctactataattttttatcatcaatcaaattaaaaaaaatattttaatttcggaTCATATGTTTTGGAAATAACTTTTCGTAATAGGTTTTCCTAATCACATAGATCATTATCACTCAAGGTGTCGTGCTTAACGATAGAACTGTTTCATTTTATCTTTAGCCTTGTTGTAAACTAGCCGAGATATTACTGACTatacacaataaatattaatcataCAATTATTCCTGCTTGTGTGTTTTGTTTACTTAATGACATAGTGCGTCGCATTAACgaaaaagctttaataatttgATCAAGGTAATGATTACGAAATATATATACGTTAATAATGGATGTATTGATATCTTATGGATGAGatgaattagttttaattatatatacacttGTATTTATTCTTTACATATTAGAAATTATAACATATTCCTAGTGTGTGCAGAAAACGTGAGATTTTATCCAAAAagaactattttaaataaatcgcgGTAATCATAGAAGATTATGTACCATTTGAAGTTATACAGAAAGAACTGATCGTCCGCGTGTTTAATCTAGTCTCCTTCTTGGCAGATACAAGCAGTGAAGTTGTGTATGTAACAAGAGTTAATAAGAATGGTGACGTCGAATACATAAGCGAAGATCTGATGCGTCGGCTCGATGACGAAGCTGAGATCTGGCACTGGACACCTTGGATCAGGACAAGAACGCAGGTTGTCGAGAAATATGTGACAGATGTCACTTGCTTCAGTGAAAACTCTATTGACAGTTTTCCGCCTGGAATCTTTGATGGTAAGGGCAATGCAATTCGGCGGCTATCTTTAGAGTCATAGTAATTACATTTAGCCTGcttgataataataagaaaacggtttacataaattataatgtgaAATTCTAGAGATTTAAGAACGCAAAGAGCAGTGAAATTCCTTTTTTCTTTCGTTTAAGTTTTTGGTGAACCGTTCAACAAACGATTAATTATACGCCTGTTTCAGATCAGTTTAGAGTTAGTTTAGCCTTATCAATAGacataacaaaaaagtttttcaaGTACTTAACTTGTGTATAAAACGCTGtgcttattttttaatgccatCATAATATTTTGGCCCCAAATTCTAAACAGTCCAAATAAGTTTGACGTGTTTATAAAGGCCAACCACTCAATAAAAATGGCTGTCCATGGGCTGATGCTATTTTTGGGCGTCCGAAGTTGATCCCCatattccataaaaaaatttttttaaagcaagTAAAATAATGGTTGCTTTCACTCCCCTTCACTATtatcaaagtaataatatcGCTATTAAAGGGATTGGTAGTGGATagatgaaaattttatttactttttaatgccaaattataatatacactttgaactacaaataaaaaatgtcaggagtaaaaaaaattattgatttatttattgatttatttattgatttatttattgatttatttatttgctcaacGGTATATCTATTGTTTAGTAAGTAGCTACTTACTAAACAATTACACTgtacacaaaagccaaaaacggaatacacattaACGTCTTATTGTTAGATATCCTATCCTAAGCCTTCAGAGGAGTTTTGGTTTCACAGcacgataattttatacacAGTGTATACTTTCATTAATAGCCACTAAGTATCGGGATTCCAAAAAGTAGGCATTTACGGGTGATTTCCACATAAAACATATCTTCGCATGAGGTTATAGGATGGAATtgtaaaaacatattacaCTTGAGTGAGAACTGAGCGGAAGCATTAGCTTCCGCTCAgttctaaaactttagatttccgagacttagagggagggaaaaagaaagatatgttaggaatttattgaattatttattgtataggaatagaaataataaatttaatttaagaaataactttaacttacaattcgtcatttgagatttcaataaattattttgcataaaatatcaaatattaatattttgtaaattctcTTAACgaaaatttaactttaaaaatagaatatatacCTATAAGGTTATTCGCCCTTCTAACTTTCACATcacaatcggtctcaatcgctctctcccttttcttcgacaaaaacgctgtaTATCTTCGTGACGTACcgtgaaaattttattctcatgcgcctaaataagtttcacttcaaaaactcagTGAAAGTATTATCTTACAGATGTACAACTACGTCAGGGTGGGTTCATATTATACGTCTTTTTTGGCCTCTACGCGTTCACCTTGCTGGCTATTGTGTGCAATGACTATTTTATTCCGTGTGTGGAACTTATTTGCGAAGATCTGAAGATACCACAGGTATGTTtgacattttttgtataattgatTGATTTGTATGATTCAAGTATTTCGTACCCATCTTTATCGCAGCGTATTATTAGCAGAGCCGTAGTTCGCCCTTCATACCAATACTCGGAAGCAAAATGACATCGCTTACACCTCGTAGttcataaatattcaattgaAAAGAAATAGGACTAGATAAGAGCTAACCATCAGTCAATAGTCAATAGTCAAACCATTTATtccaattagaccatctaaaatggcacttttggacgttaaataaaatataaagatgattctagttgccccttccaaaaggtagtttcgtgtggagaagaatgggaaataggttttacaatattttgtctacattagttaataatatgtGAAGAGGTGTACTCctagaataaaactactatactatcTCTGTATTTACTTTCAATTAATCTACTTAACCCACAACATGCAAGGTTCATTCACACCAATGTTTTTAGCCATGTACTACACATTtacactaaaatatttttattattaactctCCTGCTTTTTGCTGTCTCACTTACGTATactatttaataatgataaatgtTTGGGGCTAGATGAGCGACTCAACATTATATTACCTTATTCTGTAAAGAAAAAGTCGTGCGAAAACCGTAAGTACGTACGAATCTCAATTGACAACACGACACAAAAAGATTCAAGGAAGGACGTATCCAGAAATGTTGAAGCGTATTTTTGTCACGGATCGCAAATGTTTGTAACAATCgtagttaaatgtaatttgCTGATAGGTTTTCCTTAACATCAGATTTTCCTAATCGTAGTATAATTTTCAAGTTATTATCCTGCTTATGAAATTGTCGTAGGATTAACTGCTTATATAGCCTTGGTCTTTTAAACTCAATTAACTGGattgtatatatatctttGATCTTAAGTAAAAGGAGTGACCGCGGCAGACTCCGCCTACCGAAAGTTTTAAGCTTCTAACGAAGTGGGTGAAGGGATTAGATTAGCCAACCTCTATGAAAAATTGTCAAACCTTTGTGCCAATGTGTAAAGTCTTAAATTTCATGGATTGTTTCCAATGCACGGTGCATTGATACTGACATTAAATGGCACTACCAGATTCGAGAATCGATTCTTTAGAACTACGTAAGATCCCTACGGCGTAGAGCCAACACCGAGACTACTTACAATGCGTTGAGCAACAAATTTGCTATAACTAAGAATCATAGTTTTAACGATGAGACATTATTACTTGTATTTCATAACATTGAAACCTTCGGTATTGAAAACATTCTTTCAGCGTGACGATACACATTTTGTACActtgaaaatttattgtaacaACAAAACTCTAACCACGAAAATCTCGTTATTAGTCAAAAGTACGCGTTTTTTATAGTTTAGGTTCGAGTCAATTGTCAAGGTAGACAAGTGTAGCTGAGTCGATGAGTTGTTGTGTAGTTAGTCCAACATAACTCTTATTTTCAgtacaaacaatttataaaaatgtataagaaatatttattagataatttaaaggttaaataaatcaacaaagctttattattgccattagcatttttatttaattataaattgaaagGGTAAAATAAGATgagaacaaaattgtatttcacattttaattacaacTTCCGTGGAATGACAAAGTGCGCCATTACGCCCAAGAGTACCGAGAAGTCAAGAGAAACAAACTAGATAGTTGGCTtcaagtattaattaattagattttttaagaaaagtaaataattgaaCAACAAAGAGAATATAATGAGATACCAACAAGACTTTCTACTTACGATTTTATGATATTCTTTATAGCAACAAGTTTTTATAACTACTGGTACTGGCTACTAGAGGGTTTCACAAACCTGAGGTCATTCATTCGAATTACGGCTGTGCAGTAGTGGACTATTGTTAGTATGTGTGCATTCGAAAATCGCTTGTacgataaagaaaaacatcgcgAAGAAACCGGAATACCTTAACCCAAAAATCAAtggtcaggcacagaagaccTACTTAGCCATTAAGAGAAAAATTATCAAGAAAGGGAAGGCTATATTGTCACtggatttttataaagaaactgCTCAGTCATCGTTTATATAGCTGAATACGTGTTATGTAGATAAACGccaatatatacaaataaacatttacatattaaatttgtattgttaCTTTTTTGCAACAGAATGTAGCGGCTGCAACATTTATGGCAGTTGCGACGTCATGCCCAGAATTCTTCGTAAACGTGATTTCAACATTCCTTACGCAGTCCGATATGGGAATCGGTACTATTGTCGGGTCAGGTCTGTTCAACATCCTTGGTGTTGCCGCTATAGGAAGCCTGGCTGCTGGCTCGGTAAGTTCTTTTATATGACACTTGATTGGTAAAATACATCATAgcatttttgataaatttactaaacaactttttgttcaattttatttttacttcggtaataatatataaaaaacaaatatcggaAAATCGTTCGGCGATTTAGTTCTGTTCGTTATCGACaactaactaaataatttgGAGTTCATGTTTCAAAGAAAATAGACAAcaaaattaaagatataattcaTTCAAGAAGAAATGAATGAAATCCAATATGTTTTGACTTCGGAATCTTTAAGCTTATAAGTACCTATTAGTCTCGACTCCAACTCTCAATTACGTTCTGGGAAATGTTATTTTCCTTTTCTCTCGAGTGCATTGTTATGCTTCACTACACCcagtttatttttcttttattttgataaatagtctatatttttataaaacaatgtcTTACCTTTACGTAGCTCGCCCACTTATTGACGTATGATAATAATTGAGAAAATAATAcgtaaaatctaatattttgttatgggAAACTAAGAAACGATTTGGTATTCGGGcgtatttaaactaaatagatGCACGAAAATACgtacacttaaaaataaagtaaaaatcgTTACAGTAAGCTTCGATTCTCCATGAAACAAAGACTCGCTGGCATAGAATTTTCAGTAATTTACAAGCGAGAGATGGGCTTTCGCtcttcaagaaataaataaacacgaaAATATATTGCTAAATAACAATACCAAtcgtcgtaggttcgaaaTTTTGCAGTCTGTATGTGTGTCCACGTGTTTCGCAAAgacgattttttatatatttgtatgaaaattcttAACATCTTGCTCCAATATCGATGATACAAATATAGTAAgtttatcaaaattttcacaaagttttattatgaCTTTGGTTACTTGTGTCGGCTCGCTTTCACGATAATTCCCATTTTTCATGGTGGCCTATGTAGCATTACTTAAAACctcaataagtaataaaaagctAAAACGGAATTTCATAGCGTTGAAAATGTGCTGAAGCAAGTTtggaattgtatttatttataatgtttttttttaaatttattgtttgtatcaattcaacaaaaaaaaaagcagTATAGGTATGCGCAGTACATAAATATATGCTCAACAATTACTGGGAAACTGATATGACATGATCGCATCAATAGCAACATAAAGTACTAAGCTCGAAGGTCGTCGAACCCGGCAAAATCTCACCCAGTTACATGCTACCCTAATAATAAAACCGGTTTTTCACACAAGTTCATCCGTAGATAATATGGAGCAGGCATTTCAGCAACCTTTCTTATAAATCATCTCAATGACGTATTCGTGGTTTAAATTTCTAAGGAAGTAAATCTTATTATTACGTATTTGAGTTTATTTTCTCGTGTGACATCCTTTGCATGTCGTTGAACCGCGCCTAGTCGAAATTTGTACAACTATCAAAACTAAAttctgaattttaaattttgaacttGCTTCCAATAAAAGCTTTTCCTTTACGCTTTTCACATGTGGAAATTGATTCAGCCGTGACCTGAAAACCAACCAGAGATAAAGCACAGATTGAAAATTGAGTAAAAATTTCCTTCATACCTGAATGATATTATTCTAACCCTAAGACTATAGATCATGTTACTGcaaatattgaaatttcaGCCTATCAAGATCGATCGTCGGCCGGTAACAAGAGATGCATTAATTTACATGATCAATGTAAGCGTACTAGTGGTTATCGTATGGGATGGAGAGGTGATATGGTATGAAGCTCTCGTCCTAGGCCTCCTGTATATCGTATATTTCTTCGTGATGTTCAACAGTATGAAGTTATTTGTACTCTATGATAAAATTGTCGGATGCTGCTGCCGAAAGCCTGCATGTAAGTAGCTTTGTATTCAGTTAACACAATTCAATgttgtctataaaatatattttattatttatttgttactataCAACTATCTTAACCAGCGTTGGATCTCATTACATTCGTTGTATGGATACAATTTGCAGAGACATTCATTtcgtataaaaaaatcacgtAAAAATCGCTTCCTTGTgccattttaaaacaaatttaattcctAACGTTCgaatagttaaatataaaaatcttgcAAAATAGTTAAGTTTTATCCAAAGCATTTGGGGTAGGCTAACTTATTTCACATCAATCTTTATTATAGGTTACGATTAGTCTGAAGTCGAATGTGTCTGTAGTACACAAGCAAAATGCATATTATACTCACATACGGCGTAGCTATCTGTCTGCACGCATTGATTTTCAGCAGtaggtatcaatttaaaacGATCGGGTATTTTGCCTAGTTGTTATTAGTCAAGAGAGTCTTTAATCCTTTTATTTCTGCAGACATAACTGATAGATTGACAATCTACGAGTAATGTCACCTCGCAAGTCTGATGCATTAACaatcaagtcaagtcaaaatcatttattcatataggaaacacaatgtacacttatgaacgtcaaaaaaaaatatctgaaatgcttctaattttacatttaatgccagttcttaaatcaagggcgtagaacggaagagaaaaactggtaaaaaaaatcggttgtctgtaaagtcggtttactgacgatagttgaacgtgacaacgtcataaaaaaatattgatgggatggttgcatttaaaaaaaaaaaaaaatttatttgtttgataggtattttgtatggatatagagaaggaggtaaatggaaatcacaattgaattgatcaagttacatttatttgtacgcataaataaaGGGTCTTTCATTAAGGGCTTCCTatcttcaaatttaaataaatcaaaatttgttttagatatcatcaacaatttttattatgtgtggAATATAACATCGTTCAAATGTCCGCCCCGGCTTCTCTGGGTGGCGCGCATCCGAAATGTCCAATTTTCCATGACGCTGGTGCATAAATCAGGCTGAATTTGACCGATGGCATGGGTTATGTTGGCTTTGAGGGCCGCTGTGGTTTGTGGCTTATTCGCATAGACTTGCGACTTAAGAAAACCCCACAAGAAATAGTCTAATGGGGTCAAATCGCACGATCTCGGTGGCCAGTTCACATCATCTCCACGTGAGATGACCATGCCATCGAACCGCTCATGTAGAATGTCCAATGTGGCATGAGCTGTGTGGCACGTAGCgccgtcctgttgaaaccacatgTCGTTGGTGTCCATATCATCCAATTCAGGCCACAAGAAGTTGGTAATCATCGACCTATGGCGCTCTCCGTTTACGGTGATGGCCTGGCCAACGTCGTTTTCAAAGAAATATGGACCGATGATGCCGCCAGCCCAAAATCCACACCAAACAGTGACTTTTTCGGGATGCATTGGACGCTCTTGGATCTCATGTGGATTTGTATCGGCCCAAATTCgacaattttgtttgttaacGTACCCATTCATCCAAAAATGGGCCTCATCGCTGAAGATGATTTTTCGATGAAAATTAGGGTCAGTTGCCAACTGCTCCAGAGCCCATTCAGCGAACACTTTGACCATTGACAAGTCTTTGTCTATGGTCGTTTACCTTCAGCTCCTGGGTCAGTTGAATTTTGTACGGGTACAGGCCCTAGTCACGACGCAAAATTCGCCAAGTTGTGGTCTGTTAAAGGCCGAGTTCTTGTGAGCGACGCAAAATCGATTTGCCGATCGCCTCGGATTCTCCTGCA is a window from the Pieris napi chromosome Z, ilPieNapi1.2, whole genome shotgun sequence genome containing:
- the LOC125062799 gene encoding sodium/potassium/calcium exchanger 4-like isoform X1, giving the protein MMYRLAIGAICTLCVCAVTAIEDFNTSSEVVYVTRVNKNGDVEYISEDLMRRLDDEAEIWHWTPWIRTRTQVVEKYVTDVTCFSENSIDSFPPGIFDDVQLRQGGFILYVFFGLYAFTLLAIVCNDYFIPCVELICEDLKIPQNVAAATFMAVATSCPEFFVNVISTFLTQSDMGIGTIVGSGLFNILGVAAIGSLAAGSPIKIDRRPVTRDALIYMINVSVLVVIVWDGEVIWYEALVLGLLYIVYFFVMFNSMKLFVLYDKIVGCCCRKPAYVVNEVDKSTEDGIDNKAFSTENISNGNTVTDKQIEEKVEENTTKSIFRFPSKKSLLYKIWWLYSWPLRLVLSCTIPSPVTYRRLYPISFIMCIVWIGGNSYFVSWSMTVLGHTFLIPDSVMGMTFLAFGGCLPEALSIYIMSRRGEGGIGVSNALGANSLAILFALGMPWMIQTLTFLVQGSEITSVYINSAGIDFVVASLLLAVAVLWAVLYIGKFHLRRSVGIVLICFYIAFITFAILLEMEIILPSALMC